The following proteins come from a genomic window of Micromonospora zamorensis:
- a CDS encoding DNA recombination protein RecN → MVDFIRYCLGDNEHPQHPEILGFVRSALLETLLSGQFHCIERAAVGPPSKFASIWQASLGTLGAAPEVRVPVDPPSDPTGLSQRLLAACGMDNIALPEAPTKQESASQMLSIRDVFRLICLPNDRLDNKNLVFEHSHHMARQKFYQTIDVLFDIHDVAGADLAARARRAGEAATQADKLAKSLSAVIHQEHPLGPLVLESDRDRARARATTLAQQLANLDSEQSARDESITGLRRSLAEAQDVAASAAIRVRDRESLMERLSSLRGQYADDKKKLTFLKEAERLFDPLHVSSCPACLSPLKEAPRIVEGECSLCGHELPAEDGRLTLGSVIASNEAAERSSEDLDPTAIHDAVTANPDDSAGVDAMKVLDGELRATTRRLNELNDYWARLDRDLQILRAERIAADRAVEIAASHVNRVTEVPAPYLAARDAIAAEHANTLLKLQESEAGLRLWERVRQAEAVAERLAVQASRLRSEQREASVRPDRTAVYSKLSQRFGEILSDFGYPKLRDPYLNERLVPFVRGLPYTSASSGGLVLISLAWYLALWEVSFETSSHAPGLLVIDSPQKNLGHSANTDDSDFADSRLVENFYRHAKNWLSDAGRGAQLVVVDNSPPDTVAEDVVVRYTRDRNVPPYGLIDDAVD, encoded by the coding sequence GTGGTCGACTTCATCCGATACTGCTTGGGCGATAACGAGCACCCACAGCATCCCGAGATTCTAGGATTTGTTCGCTCTGCCCTTCTTGAGACTTTACTTTCTGGCCAGTTTCATTGCATAGAACGTGCTGCGGTCGGGCCACCATCGAAGTTTGCCTCTATCTGGCAAGCTTCGCTCGGCACCCTCGGAGCGGCTCCAGAAGTTCGCGTCCCCGTCGATCCCCCCTCGGATCCAACTGGGTTATCACAACGACTATTGGCAGCCTGCGGCATGGATAACATTGCCCTGCCCGAAGCGCCAACAAAACAAGAGTCGGCGTCACAGATGCTGAGCATCCGGGATGTCTTCCGCCTGATTTGCCTACCAAACGACAGACTGGACAACAAGAACCTCGTTTTTGAGCATTCGCATCACATGGCCCGCCAAAAGTTCTACCAAACAATTGATGTCCTTTTTGACATCCATGACGTTGCGGGTGCGGACTTGGCGGCACGTGCCCGACGCGCTGGGGAAGCCGCAACCCAAGCCGACAAGCTGGCTAAATCGCTGAGCGCCGTCATTCATCAAGAACACCCCCTTGGCCCCCTTGTCCTGGAAAGCGACCGAGATAGGGCACGCGCACGGGCTACCACATTAGCTCAGCAGTTAGCGAATCTCGACAGCGAGCAAAGCGCACGCGATGAGTCGATCACCGGATTACGAAGGAGTCTGGCCGAAGCGCAAGACGTGGCGGCTTCGGCAGCAATTCGAGTCCGTGATCGCGAGAGCCTGATGGAACGATTAAGCTCCTTGCGGGGTCAATACGCGGACGACAAAAAGAAGCTGACGTTCCTCAAGGAAGCTGAACGCCTGTTCGATCCCTTACATGTGTCGTCCTGTCCCGCCTGCCTGTCGCCTTTGAAGGAGGCGCCCCGAATCGTGGAGGGCGAGTGCAGTCTCTGCGGCCATGAACTTCCGGCGGAAGACGGACGGTTGACGCTGGGTTCCGTCATAGCGAGCAATGAGGCAGCGGAAAGGAGTTCAGAGGATCTCGATCCTACGGCAATCCACGATGCCGTGACCGCCAATCCAGACGACTCGGCGGGCGTCGATGCAATGAAGGTGCTCGACGGTGAACTTAGAGCGACGACGCGCCGACTCAACGAGTTGAACGACTACTGGGCACGCCTGGATCGTGATCTTCAGATACTCAGAGCCGAACGAATCGCGGCTGATCGCGCAGTGGAAATCGCAGCTAGCCACGTGAACCGGGTTACGGAAGTTCCTGCGCCGTACCTTGCTGCTCGTGACGCGATAGCAGCGGAACATGCAAATACCCTATTGAAATTGCAAGAAAGCGAGGCCGGTCTGCGGTTGTGGGAACGTGTGCGTCAAGCCGAAGCGGTGGCTGAACGTCTTGCCGTCCAAGCATCCCGGCTGCGCTCCGAACAGCGCGAAGCATCTGTGCGGCCGGATCGAACAGCAGTCTACAGCAAGCTTTCCCAGCGATTCGGTGAAATTCTTTCAGACTTTGGATATCCCAAGCTTAGGGATCCATACCTCAATGAAAGACTCGTACCCTTCGTTCGCGGGCTGCCTTACACTTCGGCTAGCAGCGGCGGTCTCGTTTTGATTAGCCTTGCCTGGTATCTCGCCCTTTGGGAAGTTTCATTCGAAACGAGCTCTCACGCACCAGGATTACTAGTCATCGACAGTCCGCAGAAGAATCTCGGGCACTCAGCTAATACAGATGATTCTGATTTCGCTGACTCACGGCTGGTAGAAAACTTTTATCGACATGCAAAGAATTGGCTATCTGACGCCGGCCGGGGTGCTCAGCTGGTTGTTGTCGATAACAGTCCGCCTGACACCGTTGCAGAAGATGTTGTCGTTCGGTACACCCGTGATCGCAATGTGCCCCCGTATGGCCTTATTGACGATGCCGTGGATTAG
- a CDS encoding NUDIX domain-containing protein — translation MTWTDPATWYANLASFYAAAAAFITDPDGNVLLVKPTYRDHWAFPGGYVDEGEYPHDACAREIREELGFLAVVGDLLVADWAPPAGQRPRAIISFTFDCGSIATLDGLHLQGHELEDVAFFPPQEAEQRLPGNVATRVRAAMHARDRHAPVYLAGGSAVWLPPGDAEGCEACPTRQTP, via the coding sequence GTGACCTGGACGGATCCCGCCACCTGGTACGCCAACCTGGCTTCTTTTTATGCCGCCGCCGCGGCCTTCATCACCGACCCGGACGGCAACGTGCTGCTCGTCAAACCGACGTACCGCGACCACTGGGCCTTCCCCGGCGGCTACGTGGACGAGGGCGAGTACCCACACGATGCGTGTGCTCGCGAGATCCGAGAGGAGTTGGGGTTCCTTGCAGTCGTGGGCGACCTTCTCGTAGCCGACTGGGCACCGCCCGCCGGGCAGCGGCCACGCGCGATCATCAGCTTCACATTCGACTGCGGGTCCATTGCCACCCTCGATGGCTTGCATCTGCAGGGTCATGAGTTAGAGGACGTCGCCTTCTTTCCGCCACAAGAGGCCGAGCAGCGTCTTCCGGGCAACGTCGCCACACGAGTTCGTGCGGCAATGCACGCTCGTGACCGACACGCTCCCGTGTATCTTGCTGGCGGCTCGGCCGTTTGGCTGCCCCCTGGTGATGCAGAAGGTTGCGAAGCCTGCCCGACACGGCAGACTCCGTGA
- a CDS encoding helix-turn-helix domain-containing protein, whose product MTSDDVPIGRRVARWRVRRSMTQQMLADRLRRSKSWVDKVERGVRALDRYSVIQELADVLRVDPEVLLGQQRPTPAGPPDGVDDIRAVLARYDIPQAPAQTMEDVRRQIGYAWLTYQHAHYGQLVRVLPGLLDAAQGARSAEVLVQAYRITSSLLVKLGEADLGWLAADRAMAAAGDDPILAATATISVAQALRASNRDRLALTATLNAANRILPLPSRVVDHEVGGCGGDQSARQPHDHQGPGEWALGGTLLVQAALAAAGCGDARRAEELTDRAAGVAAHLRRYDDTHRTSFGPIAVDLARVLCAAQRGDADEALQRHVTVVRREAFRRLPAEHRGAYLVDVARAYLQVGDLRGAARALVDADSVAPAEVRCRPLARTVIAEVARAQPAPAGVARLATLVGLTR is encoded by the coding sequence GTGACCAGCGATGACGTCCCGATCGGCCGCCGCGTGGCCCGCTGGCGGGTGCGGCGGTCGATGACGCAGCAGATGCTTGCCGACCGCCTGCGCAGGTCGAAGAGCTGGGTGGACAAGGTGGAGCGGGGCGTGCGCGCCCTGGACCGGTACTCGGTGATCCAGGAACTGGCCGACGTCCTGCGGGTCGACCCGGAGGTGCTGCTCGGCCAGCAACGGCCGACGCCTGCCGGCCCGCCAGACGGGGTGGACGACATCCGGGCCGTGCTCGCCCGCTACGACATCCCTCAGGCCCCGGCCCAGACGATGGAGGACGTCAGGAGGCAGATCGGGTACGCCTGGTTGACCTACCAGCACGCGCACTACGGGCAGTTGGTGCGGGTGTTGCCGGGTCTGCTCGACGCCGCCCAGGGCGCGCGGTCGGCGGAGGTGCTGGTGCAGGCGTACCGGATCACCTCGTCGCTGCTGGTGAAGCTCGGCGAGGCCGACCTCGGGTGGCTGGCCGCCGACCGGGCGATGGCCGCCGCCGGCGACGACCCGATCCTGGCGGCAACGGCAACAATCTCGGTAGCCCAAGCGCTCCGTGCGTCAAACCGCGACCGTCTCGCCCTGACGGCGACCCTCAATGCGGCAAACCGCATCCTCCCACTCCCATCTCGCGTCGTTGATCATGAGGTTGGCGGGTGTGGTGGAGATCAAAGTGCCCGTCAACCTCATGATCACCAGGGTCCGGGGGAATGGGCTTTGGGTGGGACGTTGCTGGTGCAGGCCGCTCTGGCCGCCGCCGGCTGCGGCGACGCCCGCCGCGCCGAGGAGCTGACCGACCGGGCCGCGGGCGTTGCCGCACACCTTCGGAGGTACGACGACACGCACCGCACCAGCTTCGGGCCGATCGCCGTCGACCTGGCGCGGGTGCTGTGCGCGGCGCAACGGGGTGACGCCGACGAGGCGCTGCAACGGCACGTTACGGTGGTGCGGCGGGAGGCGTTCCGGCGGTTGCCGGCCGAGCATCGGGGCGCGTACCTGGTTGATGTCGCGCGGGCTTACCTCCAGGTGGGTGACCTGCGCGGCGCTGCACGCGCCCTGGTGGACGCGGACAGTGTCGCGCCTGCTGAAGTCCGGTGCCGGCCGTTGGCGCGTACCGTGATCGCCGAGGTTGCTCGCGCGCAACCGGCGCCGGCCGGCGTGGCGCGACTCGCCACGCTGGTCGGGCTCACGAGGTGA
- a CDS encoding DUF523 domain-containing protein produces the protein MLKVLVSGCLQGRALRYDATYVPVNSLIWDRWSAEGRLVRFCPEVAVGFPIPRPPAEIVGGTAGDVLAGSARVEEATGADVTNLFRLAARRALDRAVEAGVALAILVDGSPTCGSSVIYDGSFTGRTVPGRGVAAEELLRHGIPVFHEGQLAQAAAMLADLEKSERCTG, from the coding sequence GTGCTGAAGGTGCTTGTCAGCGGATGCTTGCAGGGGCGGGCGCTGCGTTACGACGCGACATATGTGCCGGTGAACTCGCTGATCTGGGACCGCTGGTCGGCCGAAGGACGCCTCGTGCGGTTCTGTCCGGAGGTCGCGGTGGGCTTTCCCATTCCTCGCCCGCCCGCCGAGATAGTAGGGGGGACTGCGGGAGACGTTCTCGCGGGTTCCGCGCGGGTTGAAGAAGCCACCGGCGCAGACGTCACCAACCTGTTTAGGCTCGCCGCTCGACGAGCACTGGACCGGGCGGTAGAGGCAGGCGTCGCGCTCGCGATCCTTGTCGACGGCAGCCCAACCTGCGGCAGTAGCGTGATCTATGACGGCTCATTCACCGGCCGTACCGTGCCCGGACGGGGAGTAGCCGCAGAGGAACTGCTACGTCACGGCATACCGGTGTTCCACGAAGGGCAGCTTGCGCAAGCCGCAGCGATGCTCGCTGACCTGGAGAAGTCAGAGCGCTGCACCGGGTAG
- a CDS encoding GlsB/YeaQ/YmgE family stress response membrane protein: protein MLVTGYLGAVLIGALVGLLGRLILPGRQRIGFFATFVIGVGSAVLGTVVARALDIDDGAGVKVWVLRWDWVVLAIQVGVAIIAVALANMLTFTRLAGGDEKPRRRVRRSQAKG, encoded by the coding sequence ATGCTGGTAACTGGTTATCTCGGCGCGGTGCTCATCGGTGCGCTCGTCGGTCTGCTCGGCCGACTCATCCTGCCGGGGAGGCAGCGGATCGGTTTCTTCGCCACGTTCGTCATCGGCGTCGGCTCGGCGGTGCTGGGCACCGTGGTTGCCCGGGCGCTCGATATCGACGACGGAGCCGGCGTGAAGGTGTGGGTGCTGCGCTGGGACTGGGTCGTGCTCGCGATCCAGGTCGGCGTCGCGATCATCGCCGTGGCGCTGGCGAACATGCTCACCTTCACCCGGCTTGCCGGCGGCGACGAGAAGCCCCGTCGGCGGGTCCGCCGCAGCCAGGCCAAGGGCTGA
- a CDS encoding SHOCT-like domain-containing protein, with protein sequence MTEQRKDILDMLAAGKITAEEAEQLISALERDQAPATTSHDVRQKGKVKYLRVVVDATDNGEPSRVNVRVPLQLLRAGVRLAALVPPQALVKANASLSDSGVPIDLTQLKPEQLEALVEHLDEVTVEVDSPDATVRVFCE encoded by the coding sequence ATGACCGAACAACGCAAGGACATCCTCGACATGCTGGCCGCCGGCAAGATCACCGCCGAGGAGGCGGAGCAGCTCATCTCCGCCCTCGAACGGGACCAGGCACCGGCGACGACGAGTCACGACGTCCGACAGAAGGGCAAGGTGAAGTACCTGCGGGTGGTGGTGGACGCCACCGACAACGGCGAGCCGTCGCGGGTCAACGTGCGGGTGCCACTGCAACTGCTGCGGGCCGGCGTACGGCTGGCGGCGCTGGTCCCGCCGCAGGCCCTGGTCAAGGCCAACGCCTCACTCAGCGACTCGGGTGTGCCGATCGACCTGACGCAGCTCAAGCCCGAGCAGTTGGAGGCGCTCGTGGAGCACCTCGACGAGGTGACCGTGGAGGTGGATTCACCCGATGCCACCGTGCGGGTCTTCTGCGAGTAG
- a CDS encoding DUF2089 domain-containing protein produces MTEQAMDWQELTSLTRGQPFVVERVRLASNGVAIEGEFEPPQLAQLNIEDQVFVTAFVRCHGSIKEMERIFGVSYPTIKSRLNRITQMLDFVETDPAPSRADIIDRLRRGEITAQQALAELDGRS; encoded by the coding sequence ATGACAGAGCAGGCGATGGACTGGCAGGAACTCACCAGCCTGACGCGAGGGCAGCCGTTCGTCGTCGAGCGGGTGCGCCTGGCGAGCAACGGCGTCGCGATCGAGGGCGAGTTCGAGCCGCCCCAACTGGCTCAGCTCAACATCGAGGATCAGGTCTTCGTCACGGCGTTCGTGCGCTGCCACGGTTCGATCAAGGAGATGGAACGCATCTTCGGGGTGAGCTACCCGACGATCAAATCACGACTCAACCGGATCACGCAGATGCTCGACTTCGTCGAGACCGACCCGGCGCCGTCGCGGGCCGACATCATCGACAGGCTGCGCCGCGGTGAGATCACCGCACAGCAGGCGTTGGCCGAGCTGGACGGCCGGTCGTGA
- a CDS encoding DUF6518 family protein encodes MRPGDRAVALAAVVGGFLLGFLDFCWIKWLPYPFAELGNSTAAWAVAAFFFGYWVRSGWLRSALGAAVLLVVAVPSYYLAAALLQGDDLAVLWAPSSLVWMVFGVLAGVVFGTGGTWARGEGWRQVVGVALPAAVFFEEAARFAGKATDPDHGAAVWWNVIIDVALGLLIVVLTGGSHRRRALAVAVAVPLAGAILVSFAVAGRIFS; translated from the coding sequence ATGCGACCTGGCGACCGTGCGGTGGCGCTCGCCGCCGTGGTGGGCGGATTCCTGCTCGGCTTTCTCGACTTCTGCTGGATCAAGTGGCTGCCGTATCCCTTCGCGGAACTCGGCAACTCCACAGCGGCCTGGGCGGTCGCTGCCTTCTTCTTCGGCTACTGGGTGCGGTCCGGGTGGCTGCGTTCGGCACTCGGTGCCGCCGTGCTGCTCGTCGTCGCGGTGCCCAGCTACTACCTGGCGGCGGCGCTCCTGCAGGGCGACGACCTCGCGGTGCTCTGGGCACCGTCGTCGCTGGTCTGGATGGTTTTCGGCGTGCTCGCCGGAGTGGTCTTCGGCACCGGCGGGACGTGGGCGCGTGGTGAGGGGTGGCGGCAGGTCGTCGGGGTGGCGCTGCCGGCCGCCGTGTTCTTCGAGGAGGCGGCCCGATTTGCCGGCAAGGCGACCGACCCCGACCACGGGGCCGCCGTGTGGTGGAACGTGATCATCGACGTTGCGCTGGGTCTGCTGATCGTGGTGCTGACCGGCGGGTCGCATCGACGGCGGGCCCTCGCCGTCGCGGTGGCCGTGCCGCTGGCCGGCGCGATCCTGGTGAGCTTCGCGGTGGCCGGCCGGATCTTCTCGTAG
- a CDS encoding glycoside hydrolase family 43 protein, translating to MNVGNRTLPRLLSILLAAVLATGLSLVGAGPAAAGQTSLRAADPSVIRVGATYISVQSLNGGIAVRQAASPDALAAAPARQVWTDSRNLGEVWAPEIVTDGGRYYIYFSAGRGTAHRMYAIHSASPASGYTAERQLALPGGKWAIDGSLFTFNGQRWFVWSGWAGDTNIEQNIYLSRMSDPLTPTGSRYVISQPRESWERVVGNPFINESPEAIRDPNGQLHIVYSANGSWSDQYCLADLRLRAGGDPTYVWDWYKSNGCLFGSNRATMMAGWDPTLYVNGPGHHSFVLLNGDIATSPPAGPRFPLMYHGVPKGTAYSWANRHWYTGTFCWWGNATYRRANVPGPTADTGFSIKFFE from the coding sequence GTGAACGTCGGTAACCGAACCCTTCCGCGACTCCTCTCCATCCTGCTGGCCGCCGTGCTCGCCACCGGCCTGTCCCTGGTCGGTGCTGGGCCGGCGGCGGCCGGGCAGACCAGCCTGCGGGCCGCCGACCCGAGCGTGATCCGCGTCGGTGCCACCTACATCTCCGTCCAGTCGCTCAACGGCGGGATCGCCGTCCGGCAGGCGGCCTCCCCCGACGCGCTGGCCGCCGCACCCGCGCGGCAGGTCTGGACGGACAGCCGCAACCTCGGTGAGGTCTGGGCCCCGGAGATCGTCACCGATGGTGGCCGCTACTACATCTACTTCTCGGCCGGGCGCGGCACCGCCCACCGCATGTACGCGATCCACTCGGCGTCGCCGGCCAGCGGCTACACGGCCGAGCGGCAGCTCGCGCTGCCCGGCGGCAAGTGGGCCATCGACGGCAGCCTGTTCACCTTCAACGGTCAGCGGTGGTTCGTCTGGTCGGGTTGGGCCGGCGACACCAACATCGAGCAGAACATCTACCTCAGCCGGATGAGTGACCCGCTCACGCCGACCGGCAGCCGGTACGTCATCTCCCAGCCACGCGAGAGCTGGGAGCGCGTCGTCGGCAATCCGTTCATCAACGAGTCCCCCGAGGCGATCAGGGACCCTAACGGGCAGCTGCACATCGTCTACTCCGCCAACGGCAGCTGGAGTGACCAGTACTGCCTCGCCGACCTGCGACTGCGCGCCGGCGGTGACCCCACGTACGTATGGGACTGGTACAAGTCGAACGGCTGCCTGTTCGGCTCGAACCGGGCCACCATGATGGCCGGCTGGGATCCCACCCTGTACGTGAACGGGCCCGGCCACCACAGCTTCGTGCTGCTCAACGGCGACATCGCCACGAGCCCGCCGGCCGGGCCGAGGTTCCCGCTGATGTACCACGGCGTACCCAAGGGCACCGCGTATTCCTGGGCGAACCGGCACTGGTACACGGGCACCTTCTGCTGGTGGGGCAACGCCACCTACCGCCGCGCCAATGTGCCCGGCCCGACAGCCGACACCGGGTTCAGCATCAAGTTCTTCGAGTGA
- a CDS encoding DsbA family oxidoreductase, whose product MKIEFWSDIVCPYCGLMDHRLHQALDRFPYGDQVQVVHRSFQLHPDLPREGVSQRELITMAGAPATTVDRVLRPIERAAEAEGLTPYHAVDRTLGPTDLAHELLAYATDQGRGTEIWTAMFRAHFGQARKLWTADEVLDFAAEVGLDRADAAEALRSRRYRTRVATDQREAERLGARGAPFLVFDGRFAVPGAIGIDDLLAVIAKAWAESHPTPQPLPTLAGTGDVCTPDGCAAPDRTS is encoded by the coding sequence ATGAAGATCGAGTTCTGGTCGGACATCGTCTGCCCGTACTGCGGGCTGATGGACCACCGGCTCCACCAGGCCCTGGACCGGTTCCCGTACGGCGATCAGGTGCAGGTGGTCCACCGGTCCTTCCAGCTTCACCCCGACCTGCCCCGCGAGGGCGTCAGTCAACGAGAGTTGATCACGATGGCCGGGGCCCCCGCGACGACCGTCGACCGGGTCCTGCGGCCCATCGAACGGGCCGCCGAGGCGGAGGGCCTGACTCCCTACCACGCGGTGGACCGCACGCTCGGGCCGACTGACCTGGCCCACGAGCTGCTCGCCTACGCGACCGACCAGGGCCGCGGCACCGAGATCTGGACGGCGATGTTCCGCGCGCACTTCGGGCAGGCCCGCAAGCTGTGGACCGCCGACGAGGTCCTCGACTTCGCCGCCGAGGTGGGCCTGGACCGCGCCGACGCCGCAGAGGCCCTGCGCAGCCGCCGCTACCGGACCCGGGTGGCGACCGACCAGCGCGAGGCAGAGCGCCTCGGGGCACGAGGCGCGCCCTTCCTCGTGTTCGACGGCCGCTTCGCCGTTCCCGGGGCGATCGGCATCGACGACCTGCTCGCGGTCATCGCCAAGGCGTGGGCCGAGAGCCATCCCACGCCACAACCACTGCCGACCCTTGCCGGCACCGGTGACGTGTGCACCCCGGACGGCTGTGCCGCACCCGACCGCACCAGCTGA
- a CDS encoding winged helix-turn-helix transcriptional regulator: protein MSAGDLRRRRTNVRANVRAAPGPCAHWNDEDADFIREVLDLVGDKWSVLIIGTLADGPVRYSDLGDAIPGISQRMLTLTLKHLQRTGLVTRTSYPEVPPRVEYALTELGGSLLSTVLALAAWSADHHAEIRRHQTTYDNGNTD from the coding sequence ATGAGTGCAGGGGATCTTCGGCGCAGGCGCACCAACGTCCGGGCTAACGTCCGGGCGGCTCCGGGGCCCTGTGCGCACTGGAACGACGAGGACGCCGACTTCATCCGCGAGGTCCTGGACCTCGTCGGCGACAAATGGAGTGTCCTGATCATCGGCACGCTCGCCGACGGACCGGTCCGCTATTCGGACCTGGGTGACGCGATCCCCGGCATCTCGCAGCGCATGCTGACGCTGACCTTGAAGCACCTCCAGCGCACCGGCCTCGTCACCCGGACCTCGTATCCCGAGGTTCCGCCCCGCGTCGAGTACGCCCTCACCGAGCTGGGCGGGTCACTGCTCTCCACCGTCCTGGCGCTGGCGGCCTGGTCGGCCGACCATCATGCCGAGATCCGCCGCCACCAGACAACGTACGACAACGGCAACACGGACTGA
- a CDS encoding TetR/AcrR family transcriptional regulator: MSGINERRERERAHRHQLIVTAARELAETEGWEAVTTRRLAERVEYSQPVLYSHFNGKEAIVSAVAIDGFGELAAHLRRARLAAPEPGQALRAVCRAYLDFATERPALYQAMFVLPTDLRFATPETPPPLRAGFDEFVSCFDPDDERRELIAEVTWSALHGMAVLSDSGRIPPDGQDARLDFLVTQFTAPAAGRRRDGR, translated from the coding sequence ATGTCCGGCATCAACGAGCGCCGCGAACGCGAACGCGCCCACCGTCACCAGCTGATCGTCACGGCCGCGCGCGAACTTGCGGAGACCGAGGGCTGGGAGGCGGTGACGACGCGGCGCCTGGCCGAACGCGTCGAATACAGCCAGCCGGTGCTCTACAGCCACTTCAACGGCAAGGAAGCGATCGTGAGCGCCGTCGCCATCGACGGCTTCGGCGAACTCGCCGCCCACCTGCGCCGCGCGCGACTGGCCGCCCCTGAGCCGGGGCAGGCCCTGCGTGCCGTCTGCCGCGCCTACCTGGATTTCGCCACCGAACGACCCGCCCTCTACCAGGCCATGTTCGTCCTGCCCACCGACCTGAGGTTCGCCACCCCCGAGACACCGCCTCCCCTGCGGGCGGGCTTCGACGAGTTCGTGAGCTGCTTCGACCCGGACGACGAGCGCCGCGAACTCATCGCCGAGGTCACCTGGAGCGCGTTGCACGGCATGGCCGTCCTGTCCGACAGCGGCCGCATCCCGCCGGACGGCCAGGACGCGCGGCTCGACTTCCTCGTCACCCAGTTCACCGCGCCCGCGGCCGGCCGGCGGCGCGACGGGCGGTGA
- a CDS encoding DUF4267 domain-containing protein gives MLAALIGVGIIVIGARVFWAPQAAVGFGIPGTPTDDRAFQAWLTVKGVRDIASGLFIFILIIGATSDLLGWFMLAATLIPIGDALIVLRSKGPKAIAYGVHASTALVMLAISVLLLVG, from the coding sequence GTGCTCGCCGCACTGATCGGCGTAGGCATCATCGTCATCGGCGCGCGCGTCTTCTGGGCGCCGCAGGCCGCAGTCGGGTTCGGCATCCCCGGCACGCCGACCGACGACCGGGCGTTTCAGGCCTGGCTGACCGTCAAGGGCGTGCGCGACATCGCGTCGGGGCTCTTCATCTTCATCCTGATCATCGGAGCGACGTCAGACCTGTTGGGTTGGTTCATGCTGGCCGCCACCCTCATACCCATCGGCGACGCGCTGATCGTGCTGCGCAGCAAGGGCCCAAAGGCGATCGCGTACGGCGTCCACGCGAGCACGGCCCTGGTGATGCTGGCGATCAGCGTGCTCCTGCTCGTCGGCTGA
- the bla gene encoding class A beta-lactamase, whose translation MTIPVRRLVAVVATASTLVSLAGCGTGDAPEARTTPSPEVTASPEVTASPSPAAEQEFQRLEKTFQARLGIYAVDTGTGRTVEHRPDERFAYASTWKALAAAEVLDGTTDAELDRVVRYSAQDLVSHAPITEKHVAEGMSLRALADAAVRYSDNTAGNLLLRHLGGPQGFEKKLRGIGDTVTDPARYETALNEATPGDRRDTSTARALAGDLRAYTVGDALTPADRDVLRGWLKGNTTGAGLVRAGVPAGWVVGDKTGTGGYGTRNDIAVIWPPDRAPIVVAVLSSRDKLDATPDDALIAQATTVVVAQL comes from the coding sequence ATGACGATCCCTGTCCGACGTCTGGTGGCCGTCGTGGCGACGGCGTCGACACTGGTGTCGCTGGCGGGGTGCGGCACCGGCGACGCACCCGAGGCGCGCACGACGCCGAGCCCCGAGGTGACGGCCAGCCCCGAGGTGACGGCCTCCCCGTCGCCGGCCGCCGAGCAGGAGTTCCAGCGGCTGGAGAAGACGTTCCAGGCGCGACTGGGGATCTACGCCGTCGACACGGGCACCGGCCGCACCGTGGAACACCGACCCGACGAGCGGTTCGCGTACGCCTCGACGTGGAAGGCGTTGGCCGCCGCCGAGGTGCTGGACGGCACCACCGACGCCGAGCTGGACCGGGTGGTGCGCTATTCGGCGCAGGACCTGGTGTCGCACGCACCGATCACCGAGAAGCACGTCGCCGAGGGCATGAGCCTGCGTGCCCTCGCCGACGCCGCCGTGCGCTACAGCGACAACACGGCCGGGAATCTGCTGCTGCGTCACCTCGGGGGCCCGCAGGGGTTCGAGAAGAAGCTGCGCGGGATCGGCGACACGGTCACCGACCCGGCCCGCTACGAGACCGCCCTCAACGAGGCGACGCCGGGCGACCGACGGGACACCAGCACGGCGCGGGCTCTGGCGGGCGACCTCCGGGCGTACACAGTGGGGGATGCCCTGACGCCCGCGGACCGCGACGTGCTGCGCGGCTGGCTGAAGGGCAACACCACCGGCGCGGGGCTGGTCCGCGCCGGGGTGCCCGCCGGCTGGGTGGTCGGGGACAAGACCGGGACCGGAGGGTACGGCACCCGCAACGACATCGCGGTGATCTGGCCGCCCGATCGCGCCCCGATCGTCGTCGCCGTGCTGTCCAGCCGCGACAAGTTGGACGCCACCCCCGACGACGCGCTCATCGCCCAGGCCACCACTGTGGTCGTCGCCCAGTTGTGA